The proteins below are encoded in one region of Chloroflexota bacterium:
- a CDS encoding 4Fe-4S dicluster domain-containing protein, producing the protein MDETKKGVSRREFVIGGGAVVAGSVVRGLVGVPMLPEVVIKKIPVEKPVAKPAAAEKYLVVDSKKCAGCLTCMFTCSIVHEGAASLSASRIQIVQNSLQAFPYDLTMYQCRQCTDPLCVDNCPTGACKVDAVNGNVRVIDQAKCIGCQTCLKTCPHPPHRTMWDTATKKATKCDLCTNTPYFNKPDASKPQQACVLVCPMGAISVVNKTPDQTDDGGYDVNLRKT; encoded by the coding sequence ATGGATGAAACAAAGAAGGGTGTCTCCCGGCGTGAGTTTGTAATCGGCGGCGGCGCGGTCGTTGCAGGGAGTGTGGTGCGTGGGTTGGTTGGGGTCCCCATGCTTCCAGAAGTCGTCATCAAAAAGATCCCGGTCGAAAAGCCCGTTGCCAAGCCAGCCGCGGCTGAAAAGTACCTGGTCGTAGACAGCAAGAAATGCGCGGGTTGTCTGACTTGCATGTTTACCTGTTCCATCGTCCACGAAGGCGCGGCAAGTCTTTCGGCATCGCGAATCCAGATTGTCCAGAATTCGCTTCAGGCATTCCCGTATGATCTGACCATGTACCAGTGCCGCCAATGCACCGATCCGTTGTGCGTGGACAATTGCCCGACCGGCGCGTGTAAGGTGGATGCGGTGAATGGAAACGTGCGCGTCATTGACCAAGCCAAGTGTATCGGTTGCCAGACCTGCCTGAAGACGTGCCCGCATCCGCCTCACCGAACGATGTGGGACACGGCTACAAAGAAAGCCACCAAGTGCGACTTGTGTACCAACACACCGTACTTTAACAAACCCGATGCCTCCAAGCCGCAGCAAGCGTGTGTGCTTGTCTGCCCGATGGGCGCGATTTCGGTCGTGAACAAAACGCCCGATCAGACGGATGACGGCGGCTATGACGTGAACCTGAGAAAGACCTAA
- a CDS encoding tetratricopeptide repeat protein — protein sequence MPEDKAPVKNNLPIPLTRFIGREKEIAEVKRLLDPSGFRASDPKGLGTRLLTLTGAGGAGKTRLALQVADDLLAAFPDGVWLIELASLADPALVPHSVASIFDLRQAGQVTAIDLLKNFLHAKNGLLVLDNCEHVIHACAQLVETLLTSCPDLKILATSREGLNIAGEITFRVPPLALPHLQQLPPLESFAQFEAIRLFIGRARDARPDFELTNANAPAIAQICARLDGMPLALELAAARVKTLAVEQIAARLDDSFRLLTGGSRTALPRQQTLRAAMDWSYDLLSAQEQIALNRVSVFAGGWTLEAAEAICADVVTRRQDDAENEIIASEVFDLLSRLVDKSLVLAETRGGATRYRILETIRQYVWEKLVELGERENVQNRHLEYFVNLAEEAEPKLRGAEQGRWLNRLGAELDNFRVALDWSTSTQKIQMGLRLGGALWDFWGKRALWTEVYERLVSLLKGNEGKTLTRANALRVAAEMASRSGYANEVRPLFEESIQILRDLGEEGKHWLGHTLARYAWANLDRDLVHACALAKESIQTSRQAGDLFCLASSLFSLGLVMRRLSDYATSRSALEGSAALYKEMRNMHMYAQVLNNLGMIDYFEKNLPQAKDYIERALSIHQEMGDKFGAATSRPALGDIARRQGNYTEASALLQKNLSVHRDMGQAHQLLVLDLYYLGMLELTRGNLGESNNYLKEGIVQARKGDLRYYLPSLMDALGYLATVVQLPERAARLFGAAELLREQLGTPMPPVYRDDCEKYLPRTRAQLDAAAFNAAWATGQAMTVEQAIEFALAEIKIPDMPDAPALSPRQAAKEKFGGLTAREREVAALIAQGKSNREIAEMLVLSERTIEGHVGNILDKLGFSARTQIAAWAVEIGLFQSNKQS from the coding sequence ATGCCAGAAGATAAAGCGCCGGTGAAGAACAACCTGCCAATTCCTCTCACGCGCTTCATCGGGCGCGAGAAAGAAATCGCCGAGGTCAAGCGGCTGCTAGACCCTTCGGGTTTTCGCGCAAGCGACCCGAAGGGTCTGGGTACGCGCTTGCTCACACTTACCGGCGCGGGCGGTGCGGGCAAAACGCGGCTCGCGTTACAAGTTGCCGACGATCTACTCGCCGCGTTTCCCGATGGTGTCTGGCTGATCGAGTTAGCGTCGCTCGCGGATCCCGCGCTCGTTCCGCACTCTGTCGCGTCCATTTTCGATTTGCGTCAAGCTGGTCAAGTCACGGCGATTGATCTGCTCAAGAATTTTCTCCACGCGAAAAATGGACTCCTTGTGTTGGACAATTGCGAGCATGTGATTCATGCTTGCGCGCAATTAGTCGAGACACTTTTGACGAGTTGCCCCGATTTGAAAATTTTGGCGACGAGTCGCGAAGGATTGAATATCGCGGGCGAGATCACTTTTCGCGTGCCGCCGCTCGCGCTTCCGCATCTCCAACAATTACCGCCGCTCGAATCGTTCGCGCAGTTTGAAGCGATTCGCTTGTTCATCGGGCGCGCGCGTGACGCGCGACCTGATTTTGAATTGACGAACGCGAACGCGCCAGCCATCGCGCAAATCTGCGCGCGCCTTGATGGGATGCCCCTCGCGCTCGAACTTGCTGCCGCGCGCGTCAAGACGTTGGCGGTCGAACAGATTGCCGCGCGGCTCGACGATTCGTTTCGATTGCTCACCGGTGGAAGTCGCACGGCTCTGCCGCGTCAACAAACTTTGCGCGCGGCGATGGATTGGAGCTATGATCTATTATCGGCGCAAGAACAGATCGCGTTGAATCGCGTGTCGGTGTTCGCGGGCGGGTGGACGCTTGAGGCGGCAGAGGCGATTTGCGCGGACGTGGTGACGCGGCGGCAGGATGACGCGGAGAATGAAATCATCGCGTCAGAGGTTTTTGATTTGCTATCGCGTCTCGTGGACAAATCGCTCGTGCTCGCGGAAACGCGCGGCGGCGCGACGCGCTATCGAATATTGGAGACGATTCGGCAATATGTCTGGGAGAAATTGGTCGAGTTGGGCGAACGCGAGAATGTGCAGAATCGCCATTTGGAATATTTTGTGAATCTGGCTGAAGAAGCCGAACCCAAACTGCGCGGCGCAGAGCAAGGGAGGTGGTTAAATCGTTTGGGCGCCGAGTTGGACAATTTCCGAGTCGCGCTCGATTGGTCAACCAGCACCCAGAAAATTCAAATGGGATTACGCTTGGGAGGAGCGTTGTGGGATTTTTGGGGCAAGCGCGCTCTTTGGACTGAGGTGTACGAACGATTGGTCAGCTTGTTGAAAGGAAACGAAGGAAAAACACTGACGCGTGCAAACGCCTTACGCGTTGCCGCAGAAATGGCGAGTCGTTCTGGATATGCTAATGAGGTGCGTCCACTCTTTGAAGAAAGCATTCAGATTCTGCGGGACTTGGGTGAAGAAGGCAAGCATTGGCTTGGTCATACGCTGGCGCGCTACGCGTGGGCAAATCTTGATCGCGATCTTGTTCACGCATGCGCGCTTGCCAAAGAAAGCATCCAGACGAGTCGTCAAGCGGGCGATCTTTTTTGTTTAGCGTCCAGTCTATTTTCCCTGGGCTTGGTCATGCGGCGTCTCTCTGACTATGCAACATCGCGTTCTGCGCTTGAAGGGAGTGCAGCACTGTATAAAGAAATGCGAAACATGCACATGTACGCTCAAGTTCTAAACAACTTGGGAATGATTGATTACTTTGAAAAAAATCTGCCTCAGGCAAAGGATTACATCGAGCGAGCGTTGAGCATCCACCAAGAAATGGGTGACAAATTTGGCGCGGCAACGTCACGTCCGGCGTTGGGGGACATTGCGCGACGACAAGGCAACTATACGGAAGCAAGCGCGCTCTTGCAAAAGAATTTGTCGGTTCATCGCGATATGGGACAAGCCCATCAATTACTCGTCCTCGATTTGTACTACCTGGGTATGTTGGAACTGACCAGAGGAAACTTGGGCGAATCGAACAATTACTTGAAAGAAGGTATCGTGCAAGCGAGAAAAGGCGACCTCCGATACTATCTTCCATCCTTGATGGATGCGCTTGGCTACCTCGCCACCGTGGTGCAACTTCCCGAACGCGCGGCGCGGCTGTTTGGCGCGGCAGAGTTGTTGCGCGAACAATTGGGAACCCCGATGCCACCGGTCTATCGCGACGATTGCGAAAAATATCTTCCCCGTACGCGCGCCCAACTCGACGCCGCCGCCTTCAACGCGGCATGGGCAACAGGTCAAGCGATGACGGTAGAGCAAGCCATCGAGTTTGCCCTCGCCGAAATCAAAATTCCCGATATGCCGGATGCGCCAGCACTCTCACCTCGCCAAGCCGCGAAAGAAAAATTCGGCGGACTGACCGCGCGCGAACGCGAGGTCGCCGCATTGATCGCGCAAGGAAAATCGAATCGTGAGATTGCCGAAATGCTCGTGTTGAGTGAACGCACGATTGAAGGACACGTTGGCAACATTCTCGACAAGTTGGGTTTCAGCGCGCGCACACAGATTGCGGCGTGGGCGGTTGAGATAGGATTGTTTCAAAGCAACAAGCAATCGTGA
- a CDS encoding B12-binding domain-containing radical SAM protein, with protein MLQQHGYGVTAQDFNFMTDDPHHMRIILQQWSPRLLGISVLTETYPNGLKLAELAKQIDPGTTVIMGGPHATVMYADILKNKSVDVVVRGEGEYSMLELADCLIRNIGDLSQIKGIAYRQDGKIRVTPDRPFIANPDELPFPSRELFPLPLYEQPGQVLLSRGGCPFNCCFCAVNNIWQGGRRFRSNDNVIKEILHLYGENGDADISFSDDTFTLNRARILRLCEQSKKLKEIFPWRWGCTTRVDLVDQELIERMVESGCYAITFGVETGSQEVMSAIAKKITLEQVKHSVGMARDAGLSVLCSFMFPHPQDTTATIREQQQFMKELVTMGAQVSLAFTTPFPGTDYYHHMDALGIRLLTDKWDEFDAKHLIIETKNLDRGKLEKLFQEMIQEVGLSHD; from the coding sequence GTGTTGCAACAACATGGATATGGCGTCACGGCTCAGGATTTCAATTTCATGACGGACGACCCGCATCACATGCGCATCATCCTCCAGCAGTGGTCGCCGCGCCTTCTCGGCATTTCCGTGTTGACCGAGACGTATCCCAACGGTCTGAAACTCGCGGAACTCGCCAAGCAGATTGATCCAGGCACAACCGTGATTATGGGTGGTCCCCACGCGACGGTCATGTACGCCGATATCCTGAAAAATAAAAGCGTTGACGTCGTGGTTCGGGGTGAGGGCGAATATTCCATGCTTGAGTTAGCCGACTGCCTCATTCGAAATATCGGCGACCTGTCGCAGATCAAGGGAATCGCGTACCGGCAGGATGGAAAAATCCGCGTGACTCCCGACCGTCCGTTCATTGCCAATCCCGATGAACTGCCCTTCCCGTCTAGAGAACTTTTCCCGCTTCCACTCTATGAACAACCGGGGCAGGTGTTATTGTCACGCGGAGGTTGTCCATTCAATTGTTGTTTTTGCGCCGTCAACAATATCTGGCAAGGCGGACGGCGATTCCGGAGTAACGACAATGTAATCAAAGAGATTCTCCATCTCTACGGTGAAAACGGCGACGCGGACATCAGTTTCTCCGATGATACCTTCACGCTGAATCGCGCGCGGATACTCCGGCTGTGCGAACAGTCCAAAAAACTGAAAGAGATTTTTCCTTGGCGCTGGGGATGCACCACTCGCGTGGACTTGGTGGATCAAGAACTCATTGAACGAATGGTCGAATCGGGTTGTTACGCGATCACCTTTGGCGTTGAAACCGGCTCGCAAGAGGTCATGAGTGCCATCGCCAAGAAAATAACCTTGGAGCAGGTCAAGCATTCAGTCGGAATGGCGCGCGATGCCGGTCTATCGGTACTATGTTCCTTCATGTTTCCGCACCCGCAGGATACGACCGCAACAATCCGCGAGCAGCAGCAGTTCATGAAAGAACTGGTCACGATGGGCGCACAGGTGAGTTTGGCGTTTACCACCCCGTTTCCTGGGACTGACTATTATCATCACATGGACGCGCTTGGCATCCGGCTTTTAACCGACAAGTGGGATGAGTTCGACGCCAAGCATCTGATTATTGAAACAAAAAATCTGGATCGGGGAAAATTAGAGAAATTGTTTCAGGAGATGATTCAGGAAGTCGGATTGAGCCATGATTAA